The Cetobacterium somerae ATCC BAA-474 DNA window ATGCACAAGATAACACTGTTATAGTTGCTATGGGAAATACTTCAGAACCTGAAAGTGGATTTGACCCTGCTTTTGGATGGGGTGCTGGAGAACATGTTCACGAACCCCTTATTCAAAGTACACTAACAACAACAACTCAAGATTTAAAAATTGCTTATGATTTAGCAACTGATATAAAGACTTCAGAAGATGGACTTCAGTGGATTGTCACAATTAGAGATGATGTTTTTTTTACTGACGGAAAACCTTTAACAGCAGAAGATGTAGCCTTTACTTATAATAAAGTTAAAGAACTAAGTACAGTTAACGATTTTACTATGTTAGATAAAGCTGAAGCTAAAGATAATAAAACTGTTATTTTTTATATGAATAAACCATATTCTATTTGGCCTTACAGTATGGCTAATGTTGGGATAGTACCTAAACATGCTTATAATGAGAATTATGGTCAAAATCCTATTGGTTCTGGTAGATATATTTTACAGCAATGGGATAAAGGTCAGCAGGTTATTTTAAAAGCAAATCCTAATTACTATGGAAAAACTCCAAATATTGAAAATGTTGTTGTTTTGTTCATGAGTGAAGATGCTGCTTTTGCTGCAGCTAAAGCTAATAAAGTTGACGTAGCATACACAACACCTTCTCTTTCACAAGAAAAAATAAAAAATTATAATATCCTCGCTGCTCATTCAGTTGACAATCGTACATTTAATCTACCTACTATCCCCAAAAATGGAAGTATTGGAAATGATGTAACTAGCGATTTAGCTATTCGTCAAGCTATTAATATCGGCTTGGATAGAGAACGTTTAATAAAATATATTCTAAAAGGTTATGGAACTCCTGCTTATAGTGTTGCTGATAAAATGCCTTGGTTTAATGATGAAACTATTGTTGTTTATAATCCTGAAAAAGCAAAAGCAATTTTAGAAAATGCTGGTTGGAAAATTGGGAAAAATGGTATTCGAGAAAAAAATGGTGTTCCTGCGAAATTTAATCTTCTATATCCTGCAAATGACTCGGTGAGACAAGCATTAGCCGCTGAAACATCAAATCAATTAAAAGAACTAGGAATAGCTGTTACTTTTGAAGGTGTTGGTTGGGATACTGCCTATACTAGAGCTCAGTCTGAACCACTTGTATGGGGTTGGGGAGCGCACACTCCTATGGAGATGTACAATATATATCACACAGCACCAAATAGTAATTTAGCAGCTTACTCTCCATATTCTAATAAAAAAGTCGATGAATTAATGGATAAAGCTCTTGCTACTAATGATTTATCTAAGTCTTTTGAATTATGGAAAAAATCTCAAGAAAAAGTTTCTAACGATATTCCATGGATATGGCTAGTTAATATTGATCATCTATATTGGGTTAAAAACAACCTTAATGTTGCAGAGCAAAAAATACACCCTCATGGACATGGTTGGTCTATTGTTAATAATATTGACCAATGGTCTTGGAGTAATGAGTGATGAAGATTTCTACCTCTATTATCAAGCAAATAGTTAGAGCTATTTTTTTAATCTTCTGTGTTAGTGTTGTTTCTTTTGTTTTAGTTTCACTATCTCCTCTTGATCCTATACAAATGAATTTAGGTCAAACTATTAAGGGGTCCATGTCTCCCGAACAACTAAAAAAAATTCAAGATTATTGGGGAGTCAATGCTCCTCTAACTGAACGTTATATATCTTGGATTAAAGATTTTCTAAAAGGAGATATGAATATTTCACTTTTATATAGAAGGCCTGTTATTCAAATTCTTCAAGAAAGACTATCTAGCTCCTTATGGTTAATGGGAATAGCTTGGATTTTATCTGGTTTTTTAGGATTTTTCTTAGGGGTTTTAGCTGGATTTAAAAGAAAAACATTTATAGATCATATTATTCATAAATATGCTTTAATATCAGCTAGCATTCCATCTTTTTGGTTTGCTTTACTTTTACTTATTATTTTTTCAGTTTGGTTAGATATTTTTCCAATTGGAATGAGCGTTCCTATAGGCGTTGATTTTTCCAATGTAACTTTTAAAGATAGAATTCATCATGCTATCTTGCCTATTGTTACACTTATTTTTATTAATTCATCTGCTATAATTTTGCATACACGAGAAAAAATGATTGAAGTTTTAGATAGCGACTATATTTTGTTTGCTAAAGCTCGTGGAGAGAATACTTTTAGTATAATTTTTAGACATAGTATTAGAAATATTCTTTTACCTGCTATAACTTTGCAATTTGTATCTATAAGTGAAATCTTTGGCGGTTCTGTTTTAATTGAGACAGTCTTTTCATATCCTGGACTTGGTCAAGCTACTGTTAAAGCTGGACTTGGAGGAGATGTACCTCTTTTATTAGCAATAACAGTTGTTACTGCTACAATTGTTTTTTTAGGAAACTTAATTGCAAATTTATTATACGAAATAATTGATCCTAGAATAGGAATAAAAAAGAAAAAGGAGTGATTAAATGTTAACTAAAGTAAATAACAAACAAAAAGATATTTTCATGCTTAGTTTTACATTTATCTTTTTATTTGGAGTCACTCTTTTAGGTTGGTATTTTTCAGAAAATTCTTTAAAAGTTGATTTTACTCAGACTAATATCTCTCCTAACTCTGAACATATTTTTGGAACGGACTGGATGGGACGAGATATGTTTAATCGAACACTCTCTGGTTTATCAATGAGCATTAGAATAGGACTTATAACTGCTGGCATTAGTTCTATTATTGCTTTATCCTTAGGTACTATTGCTGCATTTGGTGGCAAAACAGCAGACGGAATTGTTACTTGGTTAATTGATTTAATTATGGGTATTCCTCATATTCTTTTATTAATCTTAATCTCTTTTGCATGTGGAAAAGGATTTTTAGGTGTTATTACTGG harbors:
- a CDS encoding ABC transporter substrate-binding protein, whose product is MLKKRFYKLFTITFILFSVSSVLEANAQDNTVIVAMGNTSEPESGFDPAFGWGAGEHVHEPLIQSTLTTTTQDLKIAYDLATDIKTSEDGLQWIVTIRDDVFFTDGKPLTAEDVAFTYNKVKELSTVNDFTMLDKAEAKDNKTVIFYMNKPYSIWPYSMANVGIVPKHAYNENYGQNPIGSGRYILQQWDKGQQVILKANPNYYGKTPNIENVVVLFMSEDAAFAAAKANKVDVAYTTPSLSQEKIKNYNILAAHSVDNRTFNLPTIPKNGSIGNDVTSDLAIRQAINIGLDRERLIKYILKGYGTPAYSVADKMPWFNDETIVVYNPEKAKAILENAGWKIGKNGIREKNGVPAKFNLLYPANDSVRQALAAETSNQLKELGIAVTFEGVGWDTAYTRAQSEPLVWGWGAHTPMEMYNIYHTAPNSNLAAYSPYSNKKVDELMDKALATNDLSKSFELWKKSQEKVSNDIPWIWLVNIDHLYWVKNNLNVAEQKIHPHGHGWSIVNNIDQWSWSNE
- a CDS encoding ABC transporter permease yields the protein MKISTSIIKQIVRAIFLIFCVSVVSFVLVSLSPLDPIQMNLGQTIKGSMSPEQLKKIQDYWGVNAPLTERYISWIKDFLKGDMNISLLYRRPVIQILQERLSSSLWLMGIAWILSGFLGFFLGVLAGFKRKTFIDHIIHKYALISASIPSFWFALLLLIIFSVWLDIFPIGMSVPIGVDFSNVTFKDRIHHAILPIVTLIFINSSAIILHTREKMIEVLDSDYILFAKARGENTFSIIFRHSIRNILLPAITLQFVSISEIFGGSVLIETVFSYPGLGQATVKAGLGGDVPLLLAITVVTATIVFLGNLIANLLYEIIDPRIGIKKKKE
- a CDS encoding ABC transporter permease encodes the protein MLTKVNNKQKDIFMLSFTFIFLFGVTLLGWYFSENSLKVDFTQTNISPNSEHIFGTDWMGRDMFNRTLSGLSMSIRIGLITAGISSIIALSLGTIAAFGGKTADGIVTWLIDLIMGIPHILLLILISFACGKGFLGVITGVTLTHWPSLARVIRSEVLSLKNSDYISASQKLGISRFHIVKNHMIPHLLPQFLLGLILLFPHAILHEASITFLGFGLAPEQPAIGIILSESMRYLSTGKWWLGLFPGIFLVLIVVLFDYAGHNLSKIFNVNQIHK